In Felis catus isolate Fca126 chromosome A3, F.catus_Fca126_mat1.0, whole genome shotgun sequence, a single genomic region encodes these proteins:
- the RBBP9 gene encoding serine hydrolase RBBP9: MASPNKAVIVPGNGGGDVATHGWYGWVKKGLEQIPGFQCLAKNMPDPITARESIWLPFMETELHCDEKTIIIGHSSGAIAAMRYAETHRVYAIVLVSAYTSDLGDENERASGYFNRPWQWEKIKANCPYIVQFGSTDDPFLPWKEQQEVADRLEAKLYRFTDRGHFQNMEFHELISVVKSMLKVPA, translated from the exons ATGGCTTCCCCGAACAAGGCAGTTATTGTTCCTGGGAATGGAGGTGGGGATGTGGCCACCCACGGCTGGTACGGCTGGGTGAAGAAGGGGCTGGAGCAG ATACCTGGTTTCCAGTGTTTGGCTAAAAACATGCCTGACCCAA TTACAGCTCGAGAGAGCATCTGGCTGCCCTTCATGGAGACGGAGCTGCACTGTGATGAGAAGACCATCATCATAGGCCACAGTTCTGGGGCCATTGCAGCCATGAG gtATGCAGAAACACACCGAGTATATGCTATTGTGTTAGTGTCTGCATATACCTCTGACTTGGGGGATGAAAACGAGCGTGCCAGTG gaTACTTCAACCGTCCCTGGCAGTGGGAGAAGATCAAAGCCAACTGCCCTTACATTGTGCAGTTTGGCTCCACTGATGATCCTTTCCTTCCCTGGAAGGAACAACAAGAAGTGGCTGATAGGTTGGAAGCCAAATTGTACAGATTCACTGACCGTGGCCACTTTCAGAATATGGAGTTTCATGAACTGATTAGTGTGGTAAAGTCTATGCTGAAAGTACCAGCATAG